ATTGGACCTATTACAAAAGATGTAAGGGACTCTGCTTTAATTCTTGAAATAATTTCTGGAAAAGATAATAGAGATTCAACTTCACTAAATATACCAGTCAGTAATTATACATCTTTCCTTAAAGAAGATATAAGGGACTTTAAAATAGGAGTTCCTAAAGAATATTTTATAGAAGGACTTGATAAGGAAATAAAAGATACAATTGGTAATTTACTGGAAAAAATTGAAAAAGAAGGAGGTAAAATTGAAGAAATTTCACTTCCTCATACTGAATATGGAATTGCTGTTTATTACATAATTGGCACCGCAGAGGCAAGTTCAAATTTAGGTAGGTTTGATGGAGTAAAATATGGGTATAGAAGTCCAAACTATAATAATCTTATTGAAATGTATAAAAACACAAGAGGAGAAGGGTTTGGAGAAGAAGTTAAAAGAAGAATTATACTTGGTACTTATGTTTTATCTGCTGGGTATTACCAGACATATTACTTAAAAGCACAAAAAGTTAGAACACTAATAAAAAATGATTTTGAAAATGCCTTTAAAAAATTTGATTTAATTCTAACTCCTACAACTTCTGAATTTCCTTTTAAAATTGGGGAAAAAAAGGGTGACCCCTTAAAAATGTATTTATCAGATATTTTCACTGCTAATGTAAATCTTTCTGGATTCCCAGCAATTAATGTACCAATTTTTTCTTCTTCAAATAACTTACCCATTGGATTACAAATTATTGCCCCTCACTTTAAAGAGGAAAAAATTATTCAATTTGCTTATGCAATTGAGAAAATTTTAAAAGGAGGTAAATGTGAATAAATTCTTTACAAGGAGAGCATTTATTTCTGGTCTTTTACTTTCAATTTTCATTGCATATTTTGACCATTATTCAGTTGATGTAGTTGGTGCTTCTTTTATGGCTATTGACAATATGCCAGCAGGAGCAATTTTTATTTTTTTCTTTCTTGTATTTTTTATAAATACAATTTTAAAATTGGTAAAGCCATCATTTGCCTTTTCTCCTGGAGAACTTTTACTTGTATATGTTATGATGCTTGTTGCATCTTCTGTAACTGAAATGGGATTTGGAAGTCAGATTTTACCAATAATTTCTGCTCCTTCTTATTATGCTTCACCTAAAAATCAATGGGATACAACT
The nucleotide sequence above comes from bacterium. Encoded proteins:
- the gatA gene encoding Asp-tRNA(Asn)/Glu-tRNA(Gln) amidotransferase subunit GatA, with the protein product KLEGIPIAIKDNICTKSIPTTCGSKILANFIPPYDATVISKLKEEGAIIIGKTNMDEFAFGSSTENSAYGPTKNPFDKTRVPGGSSGGSAAATGDNLCFAALGSDTGGSIRQPSAFCGVVGMKPTYGRVSRYGLVAFASSFDQIGPITKDVRDSALILEIISGKDNRDSTSLNIPVSNYTSFLKEDIRDFKIGVPKEYFIEGLDKEIKDTIGNLLEKIEKEGGKIEEISLPHTEYGIAVYYIIGTAEASSNLGRFDGVKYGYRSPNYNNLIEMYKNTRGEGFGEEVKRRIILGTYVLSAGYYQTYYLKAQKVRTLIKNDFENAFKKFDLILTPTTSEFPFKIGEKKGDPLKMYLSDIFTANVNLSGFPAINVPIFSSSNNLPIGLQIIAPHFKEEKIIQFAYAIEKILKGGKCE